In one window of Desulfitibacter sp. BRH_c19 DNA:
- a CDS encoding peptide ABC transporter permease: MAIALFFIVTLTFFGMKIIPGGPFQSEKEMPPSIKKNIEEKYKLNAPLSKQYLDYLGRVIRWEFGPSFKFPGRSADQMIEEGFPVSAKLGALTVGFALIIGLSAGIISALRQYHWQDYSAMVLATIGFSVPSFVMAGGLQYVFAYKLNWILPAMWGSPQQAILPTLALAGLPTAMIARLMRSSMLEVLQQDYIRTAKSKGLGERVIIYRHALRNAIMPVITYLGPLIASIFTGSFVVEYIFAVPGLGRHFVTSIMNRDYTVIMGITVFYSLFLMIMNLMVDLAYSAIDPRVKLTGGKE; encoded by the coding sequence ATGGCTATTGCCTTATTCTTCATTGTTACCTTGACATTCTTTGGTATGAAGATAATACCAGGAGGCCCTTTTCAATCGGAAAAGGAAATGCCTCCGTCAATTAAAAAGAATATTGAAGAAAAATACAAGCTCAACGCTCCGCTTAGTAAGCAGTATCTTGATTACCTTGGTAGAGTGATTCGTTGGGAGTTTGGACCTTCTTTTAAATTCCCAGGACGTAGTGCTGATCAAATGATTGAGGAAGGCTTTCCAGTTTCTGCAAAATTAGGAGCCCTGACAGTGGGATTTGCCCTGATAATTGGATTGTCAGCCGGGATTATTTCTGCCTTGCGTCAATACCATTGGCAGGATTATTCGGCCATGGTGTTGGCTACAATTGGGTTTTCTGTACCCAGTTTTGTAATGGCTGGAGGCCTGCAGTATGTCTTTGCCTATAAATTGAACTGGATTTTACCGGCCATGTGGGGGTCGCCTCAGCAGGCTATTTTGCCAACTCTGGCGTTGGCCGGCTTGCCTACCGCCATGATTGCTCGTTTAATGCGCTCTAGTATGCTGGAAGTATTGCAGCAGGACTATATCCGTACTGCAAAATCTAAGGGATTAGGGGAACGGGTGATTATTTATCGGCATGCTTTGCGCAATGCTATTATGCCGGTGATAACCTATTTAGGACCATTAATAGCCAGTATTTTTACTGGCAGCTTTGTGGTGGAATACATCTTTGCCGTTCCTGGCTTGGGTAGACATTTCGTCACCAGCATTATGAACAGGGACTATACAGTAATTATGGGAATTACAGTTTTTTATAGTTTGTTTTTAATGATTATGAATCTAATGGTTGACCTCGCCTATAGTGCAATCGACCCAAGGGTTAAACTAACCGGTGGAAAGGAGTGA
- a CDS encoding peptide ABC transporter ATP-binding protein → MSKILEVKDLKVSFFTHVGEVQAVRGITFDLTAGEAIAIVGESGCGKSVTAQAIMKLVPSPPGKVVAGSIFFNGIDLVHKPEKEMQSVRGNQIGMIFQDPMTSLNPTMTIGRQIVEGLIKHQGLNGAKARAKALDMLSLVGIPQAERRLKQYPHEFSGGMRQRVMIALALACNPKLLIADEPTTALDVTIQAQIIELMIDLKDKTGTSIILITHDLGVVAGLSSRIMVMYAGQIVEEGTTREVFYKPKHPYTWSLLKAIPRLDEKTKQRLVSIPGQPPDLIQPPSGCSFAPRCEHAMRVCLEHPPQETKLENGHRVSCWLMHSQAPRVLLEGVR, encoded by the coding sequence TTGAGCAAAATTTTGGAAGTCAAGGATTTGAAAGTATCTTTTTTTACCCATGTAGGCGAAGTGCAGGCGGTTCGCGGTATCACCTTTGATTTGACTGCGGGAGAAGCTATTGCCATTGTAGGGGAATCTGGGTGCGGGAAAAGTGTTACTGCTCAGGCCATAATGAAACTTGTTCCCTCACCGCCGGGAAAGGTGGTAGCTGGGTCTATCTTTTTTAATGGCATTGATCTGGTACATAAGCCTGAAAAAGAAATGCAGTCTGTCCGGGGAAACCAAATTGGAATGATTTTTCAGGATCCAATGACATCACTAAATCCTACTATGACCATTGGCCGTCAGATTGTAGAGGGTTTAATTAAGCATCAAGGGTTAAATGGAGCCAAGGCTAGGGCTAAAGCCTTAGATATGTTAAGTTTGGTGGGTATACCACAGGCAGAACGCAGACTTAAGCAGTATCCTCATGAATTCAGCGGTGGGATGCGCCAGCGAGTTATGATTGCGTTGGCCTTGGCCTGTAATCCAAAACTTTTAATTGCTGATGAACCAACAACAGCTTTAGATGTAACCATTCAGGCTCAGATTATTGAGTTGATGATAGATTTAAAAGATAAGACTGGAACCTCTATTATTTTGATTACCCACGATCTGGGAGTGGTTGCAGGTTTAAGTAGCCGCATTATGGTCATGTACGCTGGACAAATTGTAGAAGAGGGAACAACCCGTGAGGTATTTTATAAACCGAAACATCCCTATACATGGAGCTTGCTCAAAGCGATTCCGCGCTTGGATGAAAAAACCAAGCAACGCCTGGTTTCAATTCCGGGGCAACCCCCTGATCTAATTCAGCCGCCAAGTGGTTGTAGTTTCGCACCCCGTTGTGAACATGCAATGCGGGTTTGTTTGGAGCATCCACCCCAAGAAACAAAGCTTGAAAATGGTCACCGGGTATCCTGTTGGTTGATGCATTCTCAGGCACCAAGAGTTCTTCTGGAAGGGGTGAGGTAA
- a CDS encoding peptide ABC transporter ATP-binding protein, producing MKTTLLGPPSYLKAVDNVSFTIKKGETLGLVGESGCGKTTVGRTLIRLYNPTDGVFHFGGKNVFAFKGKQMLVIRRKIQMIFQDPYASLNPRMTVGDIVGEPLDIHNLAKSAQRTRRVRELLDRVGLLPEHANRFPHEFSGGQRQRIGIARALAVEPSFIILDEPISALDVSIQAQVVNMLENLQQDMGLTYLFIAHDLSMVRHISDRVAVMYLGRIMEIADSVDIYEKPQHPYTKALLSAVPIPDPDLEAKKKRIILEGDVPSPIKPPSGCRFRTRCAQAQEICEQQEPELREIDIGHQVACHLV from the coding sequence ATGAAAACAACTTTGCTTGGCCCACCTAGTTATCTTAAAGCTGTTGATAATGTCAGCTTTACCATAAAGAAGGGAGAAACTTTGGGTTTGGTTGGCGAAAGTGGCTGCGGTAAAACTACGGTAGGCCGGACGTTGATCCGCTTGTACAACCCAACTGATGGAGTCTTCCATTTTGGGGGTAAAAATGTGTTTGCTTTCAAGGGTAAGCAGATGCTGGTCATTCGCCGGAAAATACAGATGATTTTTCAGGATCCTTATGCATCACTTAACCCGAGAATGACTGTAGGTGACATAGTTGGTGAACCCTTGGATATTCATAACCTGGCCAAATCTGCTCAGCGTACCCGCCGTGTTCGTGAGTTATTGGACAGGGTAGGTTTACTTCCGGAACATGCTAACCGTTTTCCACATGAGTTTAGTGGTGGTCAAAGGCAGCGCATCGGCATCGCCCGTGCATTAGCTGTGGAACCTAGTTTCATTATTTTAGATGAACCGATTTCTGCATTGGATGTTTCCATCCAGGCACAGGTAGTGAACATGTTGGAAAATTTGCAGCAGGATATGGGTTTAACTTATCTTTTCATTGCTCATGATTTGTCCATGGTGCGTCATATTAGTGATCGCGTGGCAGTAATGTATTTGGGTAGAATTATGGAAATTGCGGATAGTGTTGATATTTATGAAAAACCGCAGCACCCTTACACAAAAGCCTTATTGTCAGCGGTACCTATTCCTGATCCTGACCTGGAGGCCAAGAAAAAAAGGATTATCCTGGAAGGCGATGTACCCAGTCCGATTAAACCCCCTAGTGGATGTCGTTTCCGTACCCGTTGTGCACAAGCACAGGAAATTTGCGAGCAGCAGGAACCGGAACTACGAGAAATAGACATCGGACATCAGGTGGCTTGTCACCTGGTTTAG
- a CDS encoding diguanylate cyclase, with protein sequence MFEHVGQDRKEAEVLTRPTTTYWQDVWRRLKQNKVAMASLVMISILTVLAVVAPYFNSFSYSDQVLELKNLPPNETYWFGTDSLGRDLFTRIWHGARISLQIGFLTAFIVLVIGVIYGGISGLLGGWVDEVMMRIVEILYSVPFLIYVILLMVIMEPSLKTILIALGAVYWLPMARLVRGQILSLKEQEYILAARTLGAGNLRILFRHLIPNTMGPILVYTTLAIPEAIFTEAWLSFLGLGVSAPIASWGALASDGLKGIRAYPWQLLFPALFISLTILCFNLFGDGLRDALDPRTRK encoded by the coding sequence ATGTTTGAACATGTGGGGCAGGACCGGAAGGAAGCGGAAGTGCTCACTCGCCCTACTACTACCTATTGGCAGGATGTCTGGCGGCGGCTGAAACAGAATAAAGTGGCCATGGCCAGTCTGGTGATGATTAGTATTTTGACAGTACTAGCTGTTGTAGCACCTTACTTTAACTCTTTTTCCTATTCTGATCAGGTGCTGGAGCTGAAAAATTTACCACCCAATGAAACCTACTGGTTTGGAACAGATTCCCTAGGTCGTGATTTATTTACCCGAATTTGGCACGGTGCCCGAATATCCCTACAAATCGGTTTTCTGACGGCTTTTATCGTATTGGTAATCGGGGTTATCTATGGTGGTATCTCCGGGCTATTGGGCGGTTGGGTTGACGAAGTGATGATGCGGATTGTGGAAATATTATATAGTGTGCCATTTCTGATTTATGTAATTTTGCTGATGGTGATTATGGAGCCTAGTTTAAAAACAATTTTAATTGCCTTGGGTGCTGTATACTGGCTGCCCATGGCCCGTTTAGTAAGGGGGCAGATCCTGAGTTTAAAAGAGCAGGAGTATATTTTGGCAGCCAGAACTTTGGGCGCTGGTAACTTGCGAATCCTGTTCAGACATTTAATTCCCAATACAATGGGGCCCATTTTAGTGTATACGACCCTGGCCATCCCGGAGGCCATCTTTACGGAAGCGTGGTTAAGTTTTTTGGGTTTGGGTGTATCAGCTCCCATAGCCAGTTGGGGTGCCTTAGCAAGTGACGGATTAAAAGGTATACGTGCCTATCCCTGGCAACTGCTTTTCCCGGCCTTGTTTATAAGTTTAACGATTTTGTGTTTTAATTTATTCGGCGATGGACTGCGGGATGCCCTAGATCCGCGGACCCGCAAATAG